ggtgctgaggagatttggctttggagatgggtatatcagatgggtacagttgctgtaaaaGGCCCCGATGGcgaacgtggtcacgaatggacgggggtctgattattttcggctccatagagggacgaggcagggatgtcctctgtccctgttattgtttgcactggcgattgagtccctggccatagcattgaggggttccaggaagtggaggggagtactcaggggaggagaagaacaccgggtatctctgtatgcggatgatttgttgctatatgtggtggacccggcggaggggatgccagagataatgcggatacttggggagtttggggatttttcagggtataaattgaacatggggaaaagtgagttgtttgtggtgcatccaggggcgcagagcagagaaatagaggatttaccgttgaggatggtaacaagggactttcggtacttggggatccagatagccaagaattggggtacattacataggcttaatttaacgcggttggtggaacagatggaggaggactttaagagatgggacatggtgtccctgtcactggcaggtcgggtgcaggcggttaaaatggtggtcctcccgagattcctttttatgtttcagtgcctcccggtggtggtcacgaaggcttttttcaaaagaatcgagaagagtattatgagttttgtgtgggccaggaagaccccgagagtgaggaggggttttttgcagcgcagtagggacaggggggggctggcactaccgagcctaagtgagtactactgggccgccaatatttcaatggtgtgtaagtggatgggagaagaggagggagcggcgtggaagagattggagagggcgtcctgcagggggactagcctacaagctatggtgacggcaccattgccgttctcaccgaagaaatacaccacaagcccggtggtggtggctacattgaaaatttgggggcagtggagacaggaaccatatatatgggaagaagagctgggggaggagattgaggaggggctgtgggctgatgccctacgtagggtaaactcatcgtcctcgtgtgccaggctaagcctgatacaatttaaggtgttacacagggcgcatatgactggagcacggctcagtaaattttttggggtagaggataggtgtgcgagatgctcgagaagcccagcgaatcacacccacatgttctggtcatgcccggcactacaggggttttgggtgggggtggcaaaggtgttttcgaaggtggtgggggtccaggtcgaaccaagctgggggttggctatatttggggttgcagaagagccgggagtgcaggaggcgagagaggctgatgttttggcctttgcgtccctagtagcccggcgcaggatattgttaatgtggaaggaagccaaacccccgggtgtggagacctggataaacgacatggcagggtttataaagttagaacggattaagttcgtactaaggggttcggctcaagggttcaccaggcggtggcaaccgttcgtcgactacctcacagaaagatagagggaatggaaaagaagaagacaacagcagcaacccagggggaggggggagggaggaatcggacggactctcagggatgttattgtatatgtataggcacttgttttaggtaatgtatattggactgttggattgtatctttggagagtatttatttttgacaaggcagttgccatttagtttggtttttgtttctgttcatatattatttatttatttgtttaaaactggccactgttatttatattgctttatttctagtcgattaaagcctttagttatgttacaacctcgtctttgagtttaattgatcgtgcatcaccaacgAAGGAGGTTGAATAGAGGAGAGCCAGTTTACCCCTTCTCACCTGGTCATACCAAAGGTGTTGTTACTGAGCCATCTGATACTGTTGAAAATAAGAACAGACAATGCTAGAAGCATACAGCGAATCAGGTAGCAACTGTGGAGATGgggaaacagggttaatgtttcaggAATAACCTTTTGTCCAAAGCCTCTTGTTAAAAAGAGTGAAAACATTTTTTGATGTGTTGCTTTAATGAATGGATGCATGCGTACTTTTCCACGAATGACTGACATATTACAAATAAAATCAATTACTTTATGTAAAAATTATTTTATTACAATGATAAAAAGACATACATGATTAAAAACAATGCATAATAGAAGACTCTTGTCCCCAAGGGATCAGGAAATAATTATTGCTCTGGCTTGATTTTAAGCTGAATGGTACAGAGGTACTTTTTGCTTCATAGAAAACTTTATAGTCAATCTCGTGGAAGTTGATTTATTTCCCAGTGCTATTACTGAAATAAAAACATTACAAGCGCATGAATCATGGTTTTTCTTTTCTCCTATAAACTTTCATTTCTCCTCCCAAAGGCACTGCCTGCTGACTGGGCTGTAATTCCAGAGGCCCCAAATGTTTTACTCACATGGAAGCTTTTGCAGTGATTGTCAACTGGCAAGTCAATCGCAAGATTCTTCAGAGCTGAGCTTTACCCTGCCCCGACCCGATGGGCACATTTCTGATGGAGAATCAGAAAAGGACACCCTTTATCATTCCACTCCAATTCTTTGTGGAGTGATTTGTTTAAACGAGTAGGACTACTTTTTAATTTGTTTTGTGCACGATGGTTCGTGCCTGGTGCTTTCAAGGGGCTGACCCATGTGTAGCCTGCATGAGGACTGTCGGATTGCCACGTGATTGTCCAGCTTAGAGACAACATTGATACCTTGATCAATTTGGCCAATCTGGTGTCACTGAGGTTAGTTGCAGAACACCTACTGATGCAGCACAAAGTGAACCAGGTGACTTCCTGGTCTTTTTCTCGCCCAGCTATACTCATGGTTTTAACCAGTAGGGCCATGAATATAGTCCTAGACAGCACCATTTTAACAAGTACAGTGTCAGTATTACCTCTATTTTTAAGTAAATAGTACAAGAAAAATGCTAGTGTGGAAAACCATAAAGACAAGGGAAACTAATCAGTTTATTAACCCCTGCTAATTTAATCTTTGGAACAAGGTTGCAGGTATTCTAATATTCCTCACGGTCAAGTTCGGCGCTGTCAATGCCAACCTCTTCATAATCTTTCTCCAAGGCTGCCAAATCATCACGGGCCTCTGAGAACTCCccttcctccatcccctcaccGACATACCAATGTACAAAGGCACGCTTGGCATACATCAGATCAAACTTGTGATTGAGACGAGCCCAGGCTTGAGCGATGGCCGTGCTGTTGCTCAGCATACACACAGCACGTAGCACCTTGGCCAAGTCCCCACCAGGCACCACAGTGGGAGGCTGGTAGTTGATGCCAACTTTGAAACCGGTTGGACACCAGTCAACAAATCTAATGGTGCGTTTGGTCTTAATGCTGGCGATAGAGGAATTTACATCTTTTGGCACCACATCACCACGATAAAGCATACTTACAGCCATGTACTTGCCGTTGCGAGGGTCACATTTGACCATTTGGTTGGCTGGCTCAAAGcaggcactggtgagctgagccacTGAGAGCTGCTCATGATAAGCCTTCTCAGCTGAGATAATTGGTGCATAGGCAATCAAGGGAAAGTGGATGCGTGGATATGGAACCAAATTGGTCTGGAATTCTATCAGATCAACATTCAAAGCACCTTCAAATCGAAGGGAGCATGTAATGCAGGACACAACCTGGGCGAGAAGCCGGTTCAGGTTGGTGTAGGTTGGACGCTCAACGTCCAAGTTTCTGCGGCAGATATCATAAAGGGCTTCATTGTCTGCTATGAAGCAGCAGTCAGAATGCTCAAGGGTGGTGTGGGTAGTAAGGATGGCATTATAGGGTTCGACCACAGCTGTTGAGATTTGAGGAGCTGGATAGATGGTAAATTCAAACTTGGTTTTCTTGCCGTAGTCAACAGTGAGACACTGCATCAAAAGGGAAGTAAAACCAGAACCGGTGCCTCCACCAAAGCTGTGGAATATGAGGAAACCCTGGAGTCCTGTACAATCATCAACCTGTGAAAATAGAATATTTGCCAGATTAGCTAACCGTACTTTTATGTTCAGGATCAAAATTTTAAACAATTTTAAGTGTAAAGATAAGCATCTTGCTTAATTTCTTCTATTAGATAATGTTCTTAAAGAAGGCAGTAAATGTCAGGGGGAGAGGTCCATTGACAATATTTACCCTCAATTTTGAAAGGAAGAATGTCCTTGCCTTTCTACAGTATCGTTCTCCACCTCAGAATATCTCAGGTTTTTAGTTAATTAAGTGTTCTTTGACGTTTAGTTACCGTTGTGATGTggggaacacagcagccaatttgtgcactgcaagggtaggaatcctacggtgagaaaCTCACCTCCGGAAccctcaaagcttgtccaccaactacaaggccacaagtcaggagtgtgatggaatattctccacttgcctggatgagtgcagctccaacagcactcaagaagcttgacactatccaggacatagaacatagaacagtacagcatagaacaggcccttcggccctcgatgttgtgccgagcattgtctgaaaccaagatcaagctatcccactccctgtcattctggtgtgctccatgtgcctatccaataaccgcttgaaagttcctaaagtgttcgactccactatcacagcaggcagtccattccacaccctaaccactctctgagtaaagaacctacctcggacatccctcctatatctcccaccctgaatcttatagttatgcccccttgtaacagctacatccacccgaggaaatagtctctgatcgtccactctatctatccccctcatcatcttataaacctctattaagtcgcctctcaacctcctctgCTCcatagagaaaagccctagctccctcaacctttcctcataagagctatcctgcaaaccaggcagaatcatggtaaatctcctttgcaccctttccaatgcttccacatccttcctatagtgaggtgaccagaactgcacacaatactccaaatgtggtctcaccagggtcctgtacagttgcagcataaccccgcggctcttaaactcaagccccctgttaataaacgctaacacaccataggccttcttcacggctctatccacttgagtggcaaccttcagagatttgtggacatgaaccccaagatc
This genomic window from Scyliorhinus torazame isolate Kashiwa2021f chromosome 2, sScyTor2.1, whole genome shotgun sequence contains:
- the LOC140386686 gene encoding tubulin alpha-3 chain-like, with translation MHECISIHIGQAGVQIGNACWELYCLEHGIQPDGIMPRDWTYGAADNSYNTFFSETGAGKLVPRAMFIDLEPTVIDEVRTGTYRQLFHPEQLITGKEDAANNYARGHYTIGREIVDLALDRIRKLVDDCTGLQGFLIFHSFGGGTGSGFTSLLMQCLTVDYGKKTKFEFTIYPAPQISTAVVEPYNAILTTHTTLEHSDCCFIADNEALYDICRRNLDVERPTYTNLNRLLAQVVSCITCSLRFEGALNVDLIEFQTNLVPYPRIHFPLIAYAPIISAEKAYHEQLSVAQLTSACFEPANQMVKCDPRNGKYMAVSMLYRGDVVPKDVNSSIASIKTKRTIRFVDWCPTGFKVGINYQPPTVVPGGDLAKVLRAVCMLSNSTAIAQAWARLNHKFDLMYAKRAFVHWYVGEGMEEGEFSEARDDLAALEKDYEEVGIDSAELDREEY